One stretch of Corynebacterium auriscanis DNA includes these proteins:
- the gatA gene encoding Asp-tRNA(Asn)/Glu-tRNA(Gln) amidotransferase subunit GatA — MTDNSSASSKYVVAERNDSDFTTWSAADLAQKIHSREISAVEVTQAHLDRIQDLDGDINAFLHVGTDSALAAAATVDDALAAGDQPTSKLAGVPLALKDVFTTTDAPTTCASKMLEGYMSPYDATVTLRLRAAGIPILGKTNMDEFAMGSSTENSAYGPTKNPYDLDRTPGGSGGGSSAALAAGMAPLAIGTDTGGSIRQPAALTNTVGVKPTYGTVSRYGLVACASSLDQGGPTARTVLDTALLHEVIAGHDANDATSSSRPVAPVVDAATAGANGDLSGVKLGVVKQFERPEAFQQGVLDAYHANLEQLKSQGAELVEVDCPNFDHAMNAYYLILPCEVSSNLARFDGMRYGQRKGDDGTNSADQVMSLTRAEGFGDEVKRRIMLGTYALSVGYYDAYYLQAQRVRNLIAQDFAAAFDKVDAIVSPVTPTTAFKLGEKVDDPLAMYMFDLFTLPLNLAGVCGMSVPGGFAADTNLPTGLQIMAGAHRDDNLYRVGAAFEAGRK, encoded by the coding sequence ATGACCGATAATTCTTCCGCGTCCTCCAAGTACGTCGTTGCCGAGCGCAATGATTCAGATTTCACCACGTGGAGCGCCGCCGATCTGGCCCAGAAGATTCATTCTCGCGAAATTTCCGCTGTCGAGGTAACGCAGGCGCACCTCGATCGCATTCAAGACCTTGATGGTGATATCAACGCGTTTCTCCACGTTGGCACCGATAGTGCCCTGGCGGCGGCGGCCACTGTCGATGACGCGCTAGCAGCTGGTGATCAGCCGACGTCCAAGCTGGCTGGTGTGCCACTGGCGCTGAAGGATGTTTTCACTACGACCGATGCTCCCACGACTTGCGCATCTAAGATGCTCGAGGGCTACATGAGCCCTTACGATGCCACCGTTACGCTGCGTCTGCGCGCCGCTGGCATCCCGATCCTTGGCAAGACGAACATGGATGAGTTCGCCATGGGTTCTTCCACGGAGAATTCCGCTTACGGGCCAACGAAGAATCCGTATGACTTGGATCGCACTCCCGGCGGATCCGGCGGTGGTTCTTCTGCCGCCCTTGCCGCGGGTATGGCTCCGCTAGCCATCGGTACGGATACCGGTGGTTCTATCCGCCAACCTGCTGCACTGACCAACACCGTCGGCGTGAAGCCCACTTACGGCACCGTGTCCCGCTACGGCCTAGTAGCGTGTGCGTCTTCTTTGGACCAGGGCGGCCCAACTGCACGCACGGTTTTGGATACCGCTTTGCTGCACGAGGTTATCGCGGGTCACGATGCCAACGATGCCACCTCTTCTTCCCGCCCTGTGGCACCTGTTGTCGACGCCGCCACGGCTGGCGCGAACGGTGACCTCAGTGGGGTCAAGTTGGGCGTGGTCAAGCAATTCGAGCGCCCGGAGGCATTCCAGCAGGGCGTGCTGGATGCGTACCACGCCAACTTGGAACAGCTGAAGTCCCAAGGCGCGGAGTTGGTGGAGGTCGATTGCCCGAATTTCGATCACGCCATGAACGCCTACTACTTGATCCTGCCGTGCGAGGTTTCCTCCAACCTCGCCCGTTTCGACGGGATGCGGTATGGCCAGCGCAAGGGTGATGACGGTACCAACAGCGCTGACCAAGTCATGAGCTTGACGCGCGCTGAGGGCTTTGGTGACGAAGTGAAGCGCCGTATCATGCTGGGAACATATGCCCTGTCCGTCGGTTACTACGACGCTTACTACCTGCAGGCCCAGCGCGTGCGTAACCTCATCGCGCAGGATTTTGCCGCTGCCTTCGACAAGGTGGATGCGATTGTTTCCCCGGTAACCCCAACCACTGCATTCAAGTTGGGCGAGAAAGTCGATGACCCATTGGCTATGTACATGTTCGACTTGTTCACGCTGCCCCTGAACCTTGCCGGTGTGTGCGGAATGAGCGTGCCCGGTGGCTTTGCAGCGGACACCAATCTGCCAACCGGCTTGCAGATCATGGCCGGCGCGCACCGGGACGACAACTTGTACCGGGTGGGCGCAGCCTTTGAGGCTGGGCGCAAGTAA
- the gatC gene encoding Asp-tRNA(Asn)/Glu-tRNA(Gln) amidotransferase subunit GatC produces MSEISRDDVAHLAKLARLKLTDEELDHFAAQIDGIVDHVAAIREVDTEGVEPLSHPTQNVDGTESVMREDVVIPSLTAEQALDQAPAAEDQRFVVPQILGE; encoded by the coding sequence ATGTCAGAAATTTCGCGTGATGATGTAGCCCATTTGGCCAAGTTGGCCCGCCTGAAGCTCACCGATGAGGAGCTCGATCACTTCGCCGCTCAGATCGATGGGATCGTCGATCATGTGGCAGCTATCCGCGAGGTCGATACGGAGGGCGTGGAGCCTCTGAGCCACCCCACCCAGAATGTCGACGGCACCGAATCCGTTATGCGTGAGGACGTAGTGATTCCCAGCCTGACTGCCGAACAAGCGTTGGACCAGGCCCCGGCCGCAGAAGACCAGCGCTTCGTGGTTCCACAGATTCTGGGCGAATAG
- a CDS encoding amino acid-binding ACT domain protein — protein MSYLMRVRMPDVPGVLGKLAVAIGTVGGDIRGVDIVGNADSSEDIGTVVDDIVVNLPTGSLPDSLITAAQEVDGVYVDSIRPFSGTVDRRGQVKMLADVADKRKNLTEALDLMMNSLPQSMTAGWSIVLDTVPRTHRVAASSAAPADNGKELEAAPVVEARVLNSEREDWIPENWAVMDSALAATPIQGTSLLLVIGRPGGPDFLLSEVEHLRQMGTIVGAFFS, from the coding sequence ATGTCCTACTTAATGCGCGTCCGTATGCCCGATGTTCCAGGCGTTCTCGGCAAACTAGCCGTAGCCATTGGTACCGTCGGTGGCGACATCCGCGGCGTGGACATCGTAGGCAACGCCGATTCCTCGGAGGACATTGGAACCGTTGTCGATGACATTGTGGTCAACCTGCCCACCGGTTCCCTACCTGACTCCCTCATCACTGCGGCACAAGAAGTCGACGGGGTTTACGTCGACTCGATCCGGCCGTTTTCAGGAACGGTAGATCGCCGCGGACAGGTAAAGATGCTGGCCGATGTAGCCGATAAGCGGAAAAACCTCACCGAAGCCTTAGACCTCATGATGAACAGCCTACCGCAGTCGATGACCGCTGGCTGGTCAATCGTATTGGACACCGTGCCACGCACGCATCGCGTTGCCGCGTCGTCCGCCGCGCCCGCAGACAACGGCAAGGAGCTGGAGGCCGCCCCCGTCGTAGAAGCCCGTGTGCTCAACTCCGAACGCGAGGATTGGATCCCCGAAAACTGGGCGGTCATGGATTCCGCGCTGGCTGCAACTCCAATTCAAGGCACGTCCCTCTTATTGGTCATTGGTCGCCCCGGCGGGCCCGATTTCCTCCTATCCGAGGTAGAACACCTGCGGCAGATGGGCACCATCGTTGGGGCTTTCTTCAGCTAG
- the ilvA gene encoding threonine ammonia-lyase, biosynthetic, with protein MVMTGADYLRNIVAAPVYQAAIHTPLDNMPSLSERIGNTVLVKREDLQPVHSFKIRGAFNKMAQLTEEEKARGVVAASAGNHAQGVALSGQKLGIRSIIVMPEPTPSIKVDAVRSFGGEVLLHGANFDEAKTKAMELSETKGMVWVAPFDDEAVIAGQGTIGLEIFQSCSDADRVFVPVGGGGIAAGIAVLLKQLRPEIQVIGVEPEESACLGAALQADKPVTLDHVSLFAEGVAVKQIGAETFRLCKEYLDDCITVTSDEIAAATKDIYDDTRAIAEPAGAVALAGLKAYVGEHGVEKEKLVCVLSGANMNFHSLRYVSERAELGEGTEGIFGVTIPEVEGAFLDFCKVLGGRSVTEFSYRVGERQADAPQARIFVGVRVTEGKRERAAIVRDLEGQGYGVVDLSDDEIAKEHVRYMIGGHPPHHISERVYSFEFPERPGALQHFLEVLGTRWNISMFHYRSFGMDYGRILTAFENVANDGDFERHLAKLGYHSTEVSDSDSYAFFLRSNGEGAS; from the coding sequence ATGGTGATGACTGGCGCTGATTATTTGCGAAACATTGTGGCTGCACCCGTGTACCAAGCGGCGATCCACACCCCCTTGGATAACATGCCCTCACTCAGTGAACGCATTGGTAATACAGTCTTGGTTAAGCGCGAAGATCTGCAGCCGGTCCACAGCTTCAAGATCCGTGGTGCCTTCAACAAAATGGCACAGCTCACGGAAGAGGAAAAGGCACGAGGCGTGGTGGCTGCCTCAGCAGGCAACCATGCGCAAGGGGTGGCGCTGTCCGGCCAGAAACTGGGGATCCGCTCGATTATCGTGATGCCTGAACCCACCCCTTCGATCAAGGTCGATGCCGTCCGTAGCTTCGGAGGGGAAGTGTTGCTGCACGGCGCGAACTTCGATGAGGCCAAGACCAAGGCCATGGAACTATCGGAAACCAAAGGCATGGTCTGGGTAGCGCCCTTCGATGACGAGGCCGTTATTGCCGGCCAGGGAACCATCGGTTTGGAAATCTTCCAGTCTTGTTCCGATGCTGACCGCGTATTTGTTCCCGTCGGTGGTGGCGGTATCGCGGCGGGTATCGCCGTCCTGCTCAAGCAACTGCGCCCTGAGATCCAGGTCATTGGCGTGGAACCAGAGGAATCTGCGTGCCTTGGTGCCGCACTACAGGCTGATAAACCCGTCACGCTCGACCACGTCAGTTTGTTCGCCGAGGGCGTGGCCGTCAAACAAATCGGTGCCGAAACCTTTCGTCTCTGTAAGGAATACCTCGACGATTGCATCACGGTTACCTCGGACGAAATCGCGGCGGCAACGAAGGATATCTACGATGACACGCGCGCGATCGCAGAGCCCGCCGGGGCAGTCGCGCTGGCGGGGCTGAAAGCGTACGTCGGGGAGCATGGCGTCGAAAAAGAAAAGCTAGTATGCGTGCTATCTGGCGCGAATATGAACTTCCACTCGCTGCGCTACGTCAGTGAGCGGGCGGAGCTCGGCGAGGGTACCGAAGGAATCTTCGGAGTTACGATCCCCGAGGTCGAAGGTGCCTTCTTGGACTTCTGCAAGGTGCTTGGTGGCCGGTCGGTTACGGAATTCTCCTACCGGGTGGGTGAAAGGCAGGCCGACGCCCCTCAGGCCCGCATCTTCGTGGGTGTGCGGGTCACCGAAGGTAAGCGGGAACGCGCCGCTATTGTGCGCGACCTAGAGGGGCAGGGCTACGGGGTGGTCGATCTATCCGATGATGAGATTGCGAAAGAGCACGTGCGTTACATGATTGGCGGCCACCCGCCGCATCACATCAGCGAACGGGTGTACAGCTTTGAATTTCCGGAACGACCGGGCGCGCTGCAGCACTTCCTCGAAGTGCTGGGCACGCGGTGGAATATCTCGATGTTCCACTACCGCAGCTTCGGAATGGACTACGGTCGCATCCTCACCGCCTTCGAAAACGTTGCGAACGATGGGGATTTCGAGCGGCACCTGGCTAAGCTCGGCTACCACTCCACCGAGGTATCCGACTCGGATAGCTACGCGTTCTTCCTGCGTTCGAACGGCGAGGGCGCTAGCTGA
- a CDS encoding cation:dicarboxylate symporter family transporter: MAYTDITSHKGPSIAPSKREKKDNTHWLYIAVIIAVIGGIVLGLVAPDVAQGLKPLGTTFVNIIKMIIPPVIFCTIVLGIGSVRAAASVGKAGGIALAYFITMSTFALAAGLVVGNLIQPGEGLDIHGNSKAVEEALSKNAEQPHGLIGFIQSIIPETFFSAFTSGSVLQVLMIALLVGFAIQSMGKAGEPILGFVAHLQKLVFKILGWILWLAPIGAFGAIAAVVGATGVQAVVQLGVLMLAFYLTCVIFIFGILGTILKVFTGFNIFKLVKYLGKEFLLIFATSSSESALPNLMRKMEHIGVDKSTVGIVVPTGYSFNLDGTAIYLTMASIFVADAMGKPMNIAEQISLLVFMIIASKGAAGVTGAGIATLAAGLQSHRPDLLDGVGVIVGIDRFMSEARALTNFAGNSVATLLVGTWTKTIDKEQVHRVLDGKDPYVAAEDDADVDLRYPSVKNPATETLQPTPQLDVNAYHNASTDQPGVTGSAHPQGNVRPDLSTSKGPLDK, encoded by the coding sequence ATGGCTTACACAGATATCACCTCGCACAAGGGGCCAAGCATTGCCCCCAGCAAGCGGGAGAAGAAAGACAATACCCACTGGCTCTACATTGCGGTGATTATCGCCGTTATTGGGGGCATTGTTTTGGGGCTCGTGGCTCCAGATGTGGCCCAGGGGCTTAAGCCTCTGGGCACCACATTCGTCAATATCATCAAGATGATCATCCCTCCGGTGATCTTCTGCACCATTGTCTTGGGTATCGGTTCCGTACGCGCGGCTGCGTCTGTGGGTAAAGCCGGTGGTATTGCCTTGGCGTACTTCATCACGATGTCCACCTTCGCTCTGGCAGCAGGGTTGGTTGTCGGTAACCTTATCCAACCGGGCGAGGGTTTAGATATTCACGGGAACTCCAAGGCCGTCGAAGAGGCCTTGAGTAAGAACGCGGAACAGCCTCACGGCCTTATCGGCTTCATCCAGTCGATCATTCCGGAGACATTCTTCTCCGCCTTCACCAGTGGATCTGTTCTGCAGGTTCTTATGATTGCCCTGCTGGTTGGCTTCGCCATTCAGTCCATGGGCAAAGCCGGTGAGCCAATCCTAGGTTTTGTAGCCCACCTGCAAAAACTGGTGTTCAAAATTCTGGGTTGGATTCTATGGCTGGCACCAATCGGCGCTTTCGGCGCTATTGCTGCTGTTGTCGGCGCTACCGGGGTGCAGGCTGTGGTGCAGCTGGGCGTGCTTATGTTGGCCTTCTACCTCACCTGTGTCATCTTTATCTTCGGCATTCTCGGAACCATCCTGAAGGTCTTTACGGGGTTCAACATCTTCAAATTGGTCAAGTACCTAGGCAAGGAATTCTTGCTGATCTTTGCGACCTCCTCTTCCGAGTCCGCTTTGCCGAACCTCATGCGCAAGATGGAGCACATCGGTGTGGATAAGTCCACCGTGGGCATCGTGGTTCCTACCGGTTACTCCTTCAACCTCGACGGCACCGCTATCTACCTCACGATGGCTTCGATCTTTGTGGCAGACGCCATGGGTAAGCCCATGAACATCGCTGAACAGATCAGCTTGCTGGTGTTCATGATCATTGCGTCTAAGGGCGCAGCTGGTGTGACCGGCGCAGGCATCGCAACCCTCGCCGCCGGATTGCAGTCCCACCGCCCAGATTTGCTAGACGGTGTGGGTGTGATCGTCGGAATCGACCGCTTCATGTCCGAGGCCCGTGCGCTAACCAACTTCGCAGGTAACTCCGTGGCAACCTTGCTGGTCGGAACGTGGACCAAGACCATCGATAAGGAACAAGTTCATCGCGTACTCGACGGCAAGGATCCATACGTGGCTGCCGAGGACGATGCTGATGTCGATCTGCGCTACCCTTCGGTGAAGAATCCCGCCACCGAAACCCTGCAGCCCACCCCACAGCTGGACGTGAATGCCTACCACAACGCGAGCACTGATCAGCCAGGCGTGACGGGTTCGGCTCACCCACAAGGCAACGTCCGCCCGGATCTGTCCACCTCCAAGGGGCCGCTGGACAAATAA
- a CDS encoding 3'-5' exonuclease: MNAPIPHFEPANMLSFDLETTGTNPKTCRIVTSAMISITGRERDDLELLADPGIEIPEQATAVHGITTEYARENGRPHDEVLAQTIEMIREAWRRGATLVVYNAPYDLSVLHALEPSFTIDGLVFDPLVVDRAMDPYRKGKRRLENVCEHYGIELTNAHEATADAVAAARVAWKLAKKYPRLVQDSGEELMVQQAQWFYESQTKLQQWFESKGRDIKVGTSWPVQP; the protein is encoded by the coding sequence ATGAACGCACCGATCCCGCACTTTGAACCCGCCAACATGCTCAGCTTCGACCTAGAAACTACCGGAACTAACCCCAAGACCTGCCGCATCGTTACCAGCGCCATGATCTCAATAACAGGGCGCGAACGGGACGATCTGGAACTGCTTGCCGACCCGGGGATCGAAATCCCAGAGCAGGCCACCGCTGTGCACGGAATTACTACTGAGTACGCCCGTGAGAACGGTCGCCCGCACGATGAGGTGCTGGCACAGACCATTGAGATGATCCGTGAGGCTTGGCGGCGCGGCGCCACCTTGGTGGTGTACAACGCTCCTTATGACCTGAGTGTTCTTCATGCACTCGAGCCCAGCTTTACCATTGACGGCTTGGTCTTTGATCCCTTGGTTGTAGACCGCGCGATGGATCCGTACCGCAAGGGCAAGCGCAGGTTAGAAAATGTCTGTGAGCATTACGGAATCGAATTAACGAATGCGCACGAGGCCACGGCCGATGCTGTCGCTGCAGCCCGTGTGGCGTGGAAGTTGGCCAAAAAGTACCCCCGATTGGTACAGGATAGTGGCGAGGAATTGATGGTCCAACAGGCCCAATGGTTCTACGAATCACAAACTAAACTGCAACAATGGTTCGAGTCTAAAGGGCGGGACATCAAAGTTGGAACCAGTTGGCCTGTTCAACCGTAG